GGAGGTGATTACCGATTTTGTACCGCGTGATATTGATGGAATTGAAGCATTGATGGCAGAAGAAGGAATGTTGCAGAGATTTGATTTTACGCTTGAATAACTAATTGAGAACCGCAGAATGTCGAGTATCTAATTGTGAAGTTGAGGCATTACGAAATTTACGGTTCTTCTTTTCTTTGAAAAAAGTGTCGATAATTTCGACACTTTATAAATAGAAGTCGATTATTATTGCATATTTCGACAAGCTTTCAAGCTTAGTAAATCACCTGCGCTAATCAAATTACCCTCGCTGGCTCAAGCTGATTTCAATCCTATTTACAGACTCACCCAGTTTTGAAAAAGCGATTAGTAACACTCCTGCAATTGAACCTTGAATCATTACCATTAAACCGGATATCAAACCGATAAAATTCCCCCCAGGTACACGCATACCCATTCCTGCTGCAACATTCGTAGTTATAGTTTGAATAAGTAAGTATAGACCGACAATTACAGAAATCGCAATCATTGCCATTCCAATTATGTTAATAATATGCCAGATTCTATTTACAGATTTCAGGGATTCTATATTTTCGCTCATAGTTAAATAGTTAGATTTGAACTTTTATTTGCTTGATGAATTCATGGACTCATTCTTAATTAGTGTATTTATAAAAATCATATGGTTTTATCAAATTGGACAAAACTTATCATACTCTGCTTTTCAGCAAGATATTGCATCTAAAAAATAAAAAGTGGGCGGAGACAGTATTACTTACCAATACAAAAACGCGAGAAAATCGAATCAAGCAGGTGTTCGTTGGTGATCTCTCCTGTAATGGCGCCCAGTTCTTTGAGTGCAGCCCGAAGGTCGATGGAGAGAAAGTCACCGGTCATTCCCCTGTCGAGTGCCTGAATGGCCCGCTGTACATTTTCACGTGCCTTCTGCAGTGCGTCGCGGTGACGCGAGGAGGTAACCAGCAAGCTGGATGTATCGTAATCTTTGCTCTCCAGTGCCCGCTGTTTCATCTGTTTTTTTAGTCTGTCGATGTTTGTGTTATCGACAGAAGAGATTTTCAAATCAAAGTGGATACGTTCCTCTTCAGACGGCAGTTCGAGATCGAGCTTGGTGCCGACCAGAAGGAAGGGTGTCTCCCCCGCCCGTTTCTGGAAAGCGGCAATTTCTTCCCGTTCACTGCTGTCCATCGGCAGTGACAAATCCTTCAGATAAACCACCAGATCCGCCTGCTCAAATGCTTTTTGTGATCGTTTAACTCCTTCCGCCTCAATCACATCTTCAGTATCGCGGAGCCCGGCGGTATCAATCAGTTTAAACAGAAGGCCGTCGTAGCTCCAGTCGGCATCGATCGTATCACGGGTGGTTCCGGCAATTTCGGTTACAATAGCGCGCTCACTTCCGACCAGTGTGTTCAGCAGCGTAGATTTTCCCGCGTTGGGTCTTCCGATGAACACCGTTCTGACACCATCTTTCACCAGCCGCCCGGTTTCGTAGGTTTCGAGCAGTGTGTTGATCTCCTGCTCCACATCAAGGAGCAGTTTTCTCAGCTGATCTTTATTCGCGAACTCCACATCTTCCTCAATAAAATCGAGTTCCAGCTCCACCATCGCGGTAGCGTCGATAATCTGCTGACGAAATGTTTTGATGTGCTCCCCCAGCTTTCCCTCAAGCTGCTGATGAGCTGCGTCCACCGCCTTTATACTTTTGGCGTGAATGAGGTCGGCCACTGCTTCCGCCTGCTCCAGGTCGAGTTTTCCGTTCAGAAATGCGCGCTGGGTAAATTCTCCCGGCTCAGCAGCGCGTACATTTTGTTCGAGGATAGTTTCGAGCACTGCCTGGGTGACCAGCACACCGCCGTGGCAGGATATTTCAACCGTTTCTTCACCGGTGTAGGACCTTGGAGATCTGAAAATGGTTGCCAGCACTTCATCCACTACACGGCCATCTTTTTTGATGATTTTCCCAAAGTGGACTGTGTGTGAATCTGCATCCGTCAGATCTTTCCCGCGAAAACATGCGTTCACTTTTTTTATTGACTCGCGGCCTGAAACACGAATCACGGCAATCCCCCCTTCTCCAACAGGAGTGGCAATAGCTGCAATGGGCTGATTTTGAATGATGTCTGACAATTTCCGGGGATTTGCTTGAATTTTAAATGAGTAGAAATTAACCAAACATTTTTGAAAAAAATTATTTATTCTCGGATACAAGCAGAGATTAAAACAACATCAAAATCAAAAAAAGAGATCATCATGAGTTTATTTGCGGATATACTACTTGTCGCTTCAATTATTACATTTTTCATCGGCTTTGCATCAACAGTAATCAAACAAATCCGAATTAAGGGGAAAATCCGGTACTATTTTATCGCCAGTATATTTCTGTTTACCAGCGGATTAATCTTTGGATGGGAAGATTTCAAAGCCGGCTTTAACGATTGCAGAGTCGATACAAATCAAATTGAAACAAAAGTTCCTGAAAACGGGGTTATGGCAGCATCTAATAGTTGCTGCTGCTGTGAAAACTGATGCCGTATCACTGATGAGTTTCTGGATCACTTATTTCACTTGATGAAGCGGTTCCCTGGTCTCCAAAAGGATTCATATTTGTTACAGTACTCCAGTTCTCTTTCAGGAACCAGACAAACCACGCCATTACCGCAGCAAACAGCAGGATGCCTATCCATGCGTTTTCTATATACGGTGTGACGGTTTCCCACGCGGCGAAATCGAAGCTCTCTTCTGTGAAGATTAAAAATGTTGCGATGGCATTATTGGCCATATGGATGAGAACCGGAAGCATGAGAGACCGCGTTTTCAGGTATAAAATCCCCAGGATCAGTCCGAAAATTGTGGCTGAAATGAAGCTGACGTGCAGAAATCCAAAAAATACCGACGACGTTATGAGCGCGCTTGTATACCCGAACTTCCTGCCCAGCCTCTCGATTAAAATCCCCCGGAAAACTATTTCCTCTACGATCGGCGCCACGACTGCGATCACCCCAAAAATCAAAAAATATTGAATGAATGTGGTATCGTCACCGATATCGAACATTTCAATACTGTTCAGCCAGTTAAGATGCGATTCAGCCCAGCCGGGATCGACCGCATGGAGCAGAATAAGGGTAACCCATATTGTGCTGATGGTGATGGTAAACAGAATGAAGACGTAGGCTGTCTTCGGTAAATTTTTCTTCTCCCCGATAAAAACCGGCGTTACAGGAAGCCTGTCCCATTTTAATACCCAGAGAGTCAGAAGTAAAGGAACAGCATAAACCGCATAAAAAACAATTAGCTCGAAGGTTGTCTGATCCAGGTCAAAACTCTGATATAAATAGTACAGGGCAATCCCACCGATTCCTCCCCACAGCAAAAGTGCAAAAAAGCTTTTTGCGATGGGAACCCTGCTGAAGCGCTCTCTGATTTTTTCTGAATTGTTGAATAATACACCGTCTCTTTCTCTCATAGATCCTGATTTATCTTACAAAAAAAATATCAAACAGAAACAGGTACGGAGATAAGCACCACTGGTTGCATTAAGATTATTAGAATTTAACTGCTACCTGTCTGATTGCTCCACTACGCTGTCCAGATCCCTGTCAAATCCCTCAATTACGCGGATGATCGTGCGGACTGAATTCCTGTAAAACTCAGGATTGATATTCTCAAACGTATCGGTCGGTGCGTGATAGTGATCGTGATCTTCCACTCCGAAATAGACAAACGGAACGCCCTGCTGATGAAACGGACCGTGATCGGATGACAGCGTCCAGTCCTGATCCCACTCATCAGAATCATAGCCAAACAGCACATCAATCGAAGCATCTGCTGTATACTCCTCAATCATCGGTTTCAGGTAGGGATAGTGGTATGTGCCCACCGCGTAAAGTTCATCCTCAAAATTAGTGCTGATCATATCCATATTGATGTTCAACACCATATCTTCAAGGGAAACAACCGGATTTTCAACAAAGTATCGTGCGCCTCCAAGCCCCTGCTCTTCCGCATCAAAAGCGATAAACATGATGCTGTTTTCGGGTTGATTATCGGTAAAATAAGCTGCTGCTGCCATCAAACCACCGGTTCCGGATGCATTATCGTCCGCTCCGTTGTAAATTTCACCATCACTGATTCCCAGGTGATCGTAATGTGCTGTCACAACGATGTACCGATCCTGGTTTGCACTCCCTTCTATGTACCCGATCAGGTTTACAGCGTCGGTAAACTCTTCATTCGTCCGGCGATTGGTGTGATCAAAAAGATGACGGTAACTTTCGCCGAATGTCTGCAGACCGAGGCTTTCAAACCGGTTTTCAATGTAATCCTGCGCCATCCGGTTTCCTTCAGTTCCGGTACGCCGGCCCTCCAGTTCATCCGATGCAAGATACTCCACATCTTCAAGAGCCTGGTCAAGCAGTGTTTCAGGGATTTCGGAAAC
This portion of the Rhodohalobacter sp. SW132 genome encodes:
- the mnmE gene encoding tRNA uridine-5-carboxymethylaminomethyl(34) synthesis GTPase MnmE gives rise to the protein MSDIIQNQPIAAIATPVGEGGIAVIRVSGRESIKKVNACFRGKDLTDADSHTVHFGKIIKKDGRVVDEVLATIFRSPRSYTGEETVEISCHGGVLVTQAVLETILEQNVRAAEPGEFTQRAFLNGKLDLEQAEAVADLIHAKSIKAVDAAHQQLEGKLGEHIKTFRQQIIDATAMVELELDFIEEDVEFANKDQLRKLLLDVEQEINTLLETYETGRLVKDGVRTVFIGRPNAGKSTLLNTLVGSERAIVTEIAGTTRDTIDADWSYDGLLFKLIDTAGLRDTEDVIEAEGVKRSQKAFEQADLVVYLKDLSLPMDSSEREEIAAFQKRAGETPFLLVGTKLDLELPSEEERIHFDLKISSVDNTNIDRLKKQMKQRALESKDYDTSSLLVTSSRHRDALQKARENVQRAIQALDRGMTGDFLSIDLRAALKELGAITGEITNEHLLDSIFSRFCIGK
- a CDS encoding CPBP family intramembrane glutamic endopeptidase; translated protein: MRERDGVLFNNSEKIRERFSRVPIAKSFFALLLWGGIGGIALYYLYQSFDLDQTTFELIVFYAVYAVPLLLTLWVLKWDRLPVTPVFIGEKKNLPKTAYVFILFTITISTIWVTLILLHAVDPGWAESHLNWLNSIEMFDIGDDTTFIQYFLIFGVIAVVAPIVEEIVFRGILIERLGRKFGYTSALITSSVFFGFLHVSFISATIFGLILGILYLKTRSLMLPVLIHMANNAIATFLIFTEESFDFAAWETVTPYIENAWIGILLFAAVMAWFVWFLKENWSTVTNMNPFGDQGTASSSEISDPETHQ
- a CDS encoding M20/M25/M40 family metallo-hydrolase → MKKLNLVLLSALFLFAITSCSGEDPATEQQDVSEIPETLLDQALEDVEYLASDELEGRRTGTEGNRMAQDYIENRFESLGLQTFGESYRHLFDHTNRRTNEEFTDAVNLIGYIEGSANQDRYIVVTAHYDHLGISDGEIYNGADDNASGTGGLMAAAAYFTDNQPENSIMFIAFDAEEQGLGGARYFVENPVVSLEDMVLNINMDMISTNFEDELYAVGTYHYPYLKPMIEEYTADASIDVLFGYDSDEWDQDWTLSSDHGPFHQQGVPFVYFGVEDHDHYHAPTDTFENINPEFYRNSVRTIIRVIEGFDRDLDSVVEQSDR